Proteins from a genomic interval of Antedon mediterranea chromosome 5, ecAntMedi1.1, whole genome shotgun sequence:
- the LOC140050496 gene encoding heme-binding protein 1-like isoform X1 yields MFMNIAERMFTSTAVPKYDLVKKHGEKGKEYEERRYNAGKWIVTKVTGKSFKEGSDEGFIRLFKYIGGENKEGKRVSMTAPVVLFTRPADDNWSKCADEVMVGYFVPVDTKDLPTPKTDDITFRDSPEHTVYVRVFGGFAKEEDYITNINILRNSINDSDSYHSNFFYACGYDSPMKLISRRNEVWLIKK; encoded by the exons atgtttatgaatattGCAGAGCGTATGTTTACATCTACAGCAGTACCGAAATATGATTTGGTGAAAAAACACGGCGAAAAGGGGAAG GAATATGAGGAACGACGATACAACGCGGGCAAGTGGATAGTTACCAAGGTAACCGGTAAATCATTTAAAGAAGGTTCCGATGAAGGATTCATCAGATTATTCAAGTATATTGGTGGAGAAAATAAAGAAG GAAAGAGAGTGTCGATGACGGCCCCTGTCGTCCTGTTTACAAGACCTGCTGATGACAACTGGAGTAAGTGTGCTGATGAAGTAATGGTGGGCTACTTTGTACCAGTGGATACTAAAGATCTTCCAACACCAAAAACAGATGATATAACATTTCGTGATTCTCCAGAACACACCGTTTACGTAAG AGTATTTGGTGGCTTTGCTAAAGAAGAAGATTACATAACAAACATCAACATCTTACGAAATTCCATCAACGACAGTGATAGTTACCATAGTAATTTCTTCTATGCGTGTGGTTATGACAGTCCTATGAAACTTATTAGTAGACGTAACGAAGTCTGGCTTATCAAGAAATAA
- the LOC140050496 gene encoding heme-binding protein 1-like isoform X2, with the protein MFTSTAVPKYDLVKKHGEKGKEYEERRYNAGKWIVTKVTGKSFKEGSDEGFIRLFKYIGGENKEGKRVSMTAPVVLFTRPADDNWSKCADEVMVGYFVPVDTKDLPTPKTDDITFRDSPEHTVYVRVFGGFAKEEDYITNINILRNSINDSDSYHSNFFYACGYDSPMKLISRRNEVWLIKK; encoded by the exons ATGTTTACATCTACAGCAGTACCGAAATATGATTTGGTGAAAAAACACGGCGAAAAGGGGAAG GAATATGAGGAACGACGATACAACGCGGGCAAGTGGATAGTTACCAAGGTAACCGGTAAATCATTTAAAGAAGGTTCCGATGAAGGATTCATCAGATTATTCAAGTATATTGGTGGAGAAAATAAAGAAG GAAAGAGAGTGTCGATGACGGCCCCTGTCGTCCTGTTTACAAGACCTGCTGATGACAACTGGAGTAAGTGTGCTGATGAAGTAATGGTGGGCTACTTTGTACCAGTGGATACTAAAGATCTTCCAACACCAAAAACAGATGATATAACATTTCGTGATTCTCCAGAACACACCGTTTACGTAAG AGTATTTGGTGGCTTTGCTAAAGAAGAAGATTACATAACAAACATCAACATCTTACGAAATTCCATCAACGACAGTGATAGTTACCATAGTAATTTCTTCTATGCGTGTGGTTATGACAGTCCTATGAAACTTATTAGTAGACGTAACGAAGTCTGGCTTATCAAGAAATAA